The following are encoded in a window of Ferribacterium limneticum genomic DNA:
- a CDS encoding LOG family protein, giving the protein MKRLCVFCGSNAGSNPIYRAEAETLGRLLAARGIELVYGAGNIGLMGAVADACLEAGGTVIGVIPEALMGKEVAGRAVDHRALTRIEVVDSMHTRKARMAELSDGFIALPGGFGTFEEFCEILTWGQLGFHAKPMGLLNVNGFYDPLLAMFDMAVAEGFLRAQNRAMALADTDIEKLLATMTAYRPEPVSKWLKEEKQL; this is encoded by the coding sequence ATGAAACGACTCTGCGTCTTCTGCGGCTCGAACGCCGGCAGCAATCCGATCTACCGGGCCGAGGCTGAAACGCTCGGTCGCCTGCTCGCCGCCCGCGGCATCGAGCTGGTCTATGGCGCCGGCAATATCGGCCTCATGGGCGCCGTTGCCGATGCCTGCCTGGAAGCCGGCGGCACGGTCATCGGCGTCATCCCGGAAGCGTTGATGGGCAAGGAAGTCGCCGGCCGCGCCGTCGATCACCGGGCGCTGACGCGCATCGAGGTGGTCGATTCGATGCACACGCGCAAGGCGCGCATGGCCGAGCTGTCCGACGGCTTCATCGCCCTGCCCGGCGGCTTCGGCACCTTCGAGGAATTCTGCGAAATCCTGACTTGGGGCCAGCTCGGCTTTCATGCCAAACCGATGGGCCTGCTCAACGTAAACGGTTTCTACGACCCGCTGCTCGCCATGTTCGACATGGCCGTCGCCGAGGGCTTCCTGCGCGCCCAGAACCGGGCCATGGCACTGGCCGACACCGACATCGAAAAACTGCTCGCCACCATGACTGCCTACCGGCCGGAGCCGGTCAGCAAGTGGCTTAAAGAGGAAAAGCAGTTGTGA
- a CDS encoding acyl-CoA dehydrogenase, producing the protein MILTQEQEMIRDTMRAFAQERLAPFAADWDRNHTFPAEALKELGELGALGMVVPEEWDGAGMDYMSLVLTLEEIAAGDGATSTIVSVQNSLACGITMKYGTDAQKEEWLKPLARGEKLGCFCLTEPHTGSDAAAITTRADRDGDHFVLNGVKQFITTGKHAQMAIVFAVTDKTAGKKGISCFLIPTATPGFIVGRTEDKMGQHASDTVQIILENCRVPASALLGKEGEGYKIALSNLEAGRIGIAAQSIGMARAAFEAAVRYAKERVTFGVPIIDHQAVNFRLADMNTLLDAARLMVWRAAQLKDAGKPCLKEASMAKMFASEAAEKIASDAIQIHGGVGYTSDFPVERIYRDVRICQIYEGANDIQRLVIGRSIANE; encoded by the coding sequence ATGATCCTCACGCAAGAACAGGAAATGATCCGCGACACCATGCGCGCCTTCGCCCAGGAGCGCCTCGCCCCCTTCGCCGCCGACTGGGACAGGAACCACACCTTCCCGGCCGAAGCGCTCAAGGAACTCGGTGAACTCGGCGCGCTGGGCATGGTCGTCCCCGAGGAATGGGACGGCGCCGGCATGGATTACATGTCGCTGGTCCTGACCCTGGAAGAAATCGCCGCCGGCGACGGCGCCACGTCGACCATCGTTTCGGTGCAGAACTCGCTGGCCTGCGGCATCACGATGAAGTACGGCACAGACGCGCAGAAGGAAGAATGGCTCAAACCACTGGCCCGCGGCGAAAAGCTCGGCTGCTTCTGCCTGACCGAACCGCATACCGGTTCGGATGCCGCGGCGATCACCACGCGGGCTGACCGCGATGGCGACCATTTCGTGCTCAACGGCGTCAAGCAATTCATCACCACCGGCAAGCACGCCCAGATGGCCATCGTCTTCGCGGTGACCGACAAAACGGCTGGCAAGAAGGGCATTTCCTGCTTTCTGATCCCGACGGCAACGCCCGGCTTCATCGTCGGCCGCACGGAAGACAAGATGGGCCAGCACGCTTCCGACACCGTGCAGATCATTCTCGAAAACTGCCGCGTGCCGGCCTCGGCGCTGCTCGGCAAGGAGGGCGAAGGCTACAAGATTGCGCTGTCCAACCTCGAAGCCGGCCGCATCGGCATCGCCGCCCAGAGCATCGGCATGGCCCGCGCCGCCTTCGAAGCAGCCGTGCGCTACGCCAAGGAGCGCGTGACCTTTGGCGTGCCCATCATTGACCACCAGGCCGTCAATTTCCGCCTGGCCGACATGAATACGCTGCTCGATGCCGCCCGCCTCATGGTCTGGCGCGCCGCCCAGCTCAAGGACGCCGGCAAGCCCTGCCTGAAGGAAGCCTCGATGGCCAAGATGTTCGCCTCGGAAGCCGCCGAGAAGATTGCCTCGGACGCCATCCAGATCCACGGCGGCGTCGGCTACACCAGCGACTTCCCGGTCGAGCGGATCTACCGCGACGTGCGCATCTGCCAGATTTACGAGGGCGCCAACGACATCCAGCGGCTGGTCATCGGGCGCAGCATCGCCAACGAGTAA
- a CDS encoding acetyl-CoA C-acyltransferase, with translation MNDPIVIVSAARTAMGSFQGGFSALTAANLGAVAIKAAVERAGIDVNLIEEVLMGCVLQAGQGQAPARQAALQAGLPISAGCATIHKVCGSAMKATMLGHDGILAGSYGAAVVGGMESMTNAPYLLAKARGGYRLGHGQMFDHMFMDGLEDSYSKETRGRLMGTFAEECASTYGFTREAQDGFAVRSTTRAIEASNNGSFAWEIAPTTVAGRKGDVVIDKDEGPFAVNVEKIPTLKPAFKKDGTVTAANSSSISDGAAAMVLMRASQAAKLGLQPLARIVAHTTHAGTPALFPSAPVGAMQKLFAKTGWTAESVDLYEINEAFAVVTMASLHDLKLDPAKVNVHGGACALGHPIGASGARIVVTLLGALKKYGKKRGVASLCIGGGEATALAVEML, from the coding sequence ATGAATGACCCGATCGTTATCGTTTCCGCCGCCCGCACCGCCATGGGCTCGTTTCAAGGTGGCTTCAGCGCCCTGACCGCCGCCAATCTCGGCGCCGTGGCCATCAAGGCCGCCGTCGAGCGCGCCGGCATCGACGTCAACCTGATCGAGGAAGTGCTGATGGGCTGCGTCCTGCAAGCCGGCCAGGGCCAGGCCCCCGCTCGCCAGGCGGCATTGCAGGCCGGCCTGCCGATTTCGGCCGGGTGCGCCACCATCCACAAGGTCTGCGGCTCGGCCATGAAGGCGACCATGCTCGGTCACGACGGCATCCTGGCCGGTTCCTATGGCGCCGCCGTGGTCGGCGGCATGGAGTCGATGACCAACGCCCCCTACCTGCTGGCCAAGGCACGTGGCGGCTATCGCCTCGGTCACGGCCAGATGTTCGACCACATGTTCATGGATGGCCTGGAGGACTCCTACAGCAAGGAAACCCGTGGCCGCCTGATGGGCACTTTTGCCGAAGAGTGTGCGAGCACTTACGGTTTCACCCGCGAAGCCCAGGATGGGTTCGCCGTGCGCTCGACGACCCGTGCCATCGAGGCCAGTAACAATGGCAGCTTCGCCTGGGAAATCGCGCCGACCACCGTCGCCGGCCGCAAGGGCGATGTGGTGATCGACAAGGATGAAGGGCCGTTCGCGGTCAACGTGGAAAAAATCCCGACTTTGAAGCCGGCCTTCAAGAAGGACGGCACGGTCACCGCCGCCAATTCCTCGTCGATTTCCGACGGCGCCGCCGCCATGGTGCTCATGCGCGCCTCGCAAGCCGCCAAGCTCGGCCTGCAGCCGCTTGCCCGCATCGTTGCCCACACGACGCACGCCGGCACGCCCGCCCTCTTCCCGTCGGCTCCGGTCGGCGCCATGCAGAAATTGTTCGCCAAGACCGGGTGGACCGCAGAATCGGTCGACCTCTACGAAATCAACGAAGCCTTCGCCGTCGTCACCATGGCTTCGCTGCACGACCTCAAGCTCGACCCGGCCAAGGTCAATGTCCACGGCGGCGCCTGTGCGCTCGGTCACCCGATCGGCGCTTCCGGCGCCCGCATCGTCGTCACCCTGCTCGGCGCGCTCAAGAAGTATGGCAAGAAACGCGGCGTTGCCAGCTTGTGCATCGGGGGCGGCGAAGCGACGGCCCTGGCCGTTGAAATGCTCTGA
- a CDS encoding carboxyl transferase domain-containing protein, producing MTTLKSQLNPRSADFQANAAAMASVVADLHEKVEKIALGGPEAARQKHIARGKLLPRERVNGLLDPGTPFLEIGQFAAYGMYGGDVPAASVIAGIGRVNGVECMVVANDATVKGGTYYPLTVKKHLRAQEIALENRLPCVYLVDSGGAFLPMQDEVFPDKEHFGRIFFNQANLSAAGIPQIAAVMGSCTAGGAYVPAMCDESIIVKNQGTIFLGGPPLVKAATGEVVSAEDLGGADVHTRISGVVDHLAENDAHALAIARRIVKDLNWKKQPPVTLTVPTEPAYAAEELYGVIPTDAKKPFDVREIIARIVDGSDFDEFKARYGTTLVCGFARIYGYPVGIVANNGILFSESALKGAHFIELCAQRGIPLVFLQNITGFMVGRKYENGGIARDGAKMVTAVATAKVPKFTVVIGGSFGAGNYGMCGRAYSPRFLWMWPNARISVMGGEQAAGVLATVKRDGIEAAGKTWSAEEEAAFKDPIREQYETQGHPYYASARLWDDGIIDPADTRRVLGLGLSASMNAPAEETKFGIFRM from the coding sequence ATGACCACCCTGAAATCCCAACTTAACCCGCGCTCGGCCGATTTCCAGGCCAACGCGGCGGCCATGGCCAGCGTGGTCGCCGACCTGCACGAAAAGGTCGAGAAGATCGCCCTCGGCGGCCCGGAAGCGGCGCGCCAGAAGCACATTGCCCGTGGCAAGTTGCTGCCGCGCGAGCGGGTCAATGGCCTGCTCGACCCCGGCACGCCCTTCCTCGAAATCGGCCAGTTTGCGGCCTACGGCATGTACGGCGGTGACGTGCCGGCCGCCTCGGTGATCGCCGGCATCGGCCGGGTCAATGGCGTCGAATGCATGGTCGTTGCCAACGACGCCACCGTTAAGGGCGGCACCTATTACCCGCTGACTGTAAAAAAACATCTGCGCGCCCAGGAAATCGCCCTCGAAAACCGGCTGCCCTGCGTCTATCTGGTCGATTCCGGCGGCGCCTTTTTGCCCATGCAGGATGAGGTCTTTCCGGACAAGGAACACTTCGGCCGCATCTTCTTCAACCAGGCCAACCTGTCGGCCGCCGGCATTCCGCAGATCGCCGCCGTCATGGGCTCATGCACGGCCGGTGGCGCCTACGTGCCGGCCATGTGCGACGAGTCGATCATCGTCAAGAATCAGGGCACGATCTTTTTGGGTGGTCCGCCGCTGGTCAAGGCGGCGACCGGTGAAGTGGTGTCGGCCGAAGACCTCGGCGGCGCTGACGTCCATACGCGCATATCCGGCGTGGTCGATCATCTGGCCGAGAACGATGCCCACGCGCTGGCCATCGCCCGGCGCATCGTCAAGGATCTGAACTGGAAGAAACAGCCGCCGGTCACCCTGACTGTACCCACCGAACCAGCCTATGCCGCCGAAGAATTGTACGGCGTCATCCCGACCGACGCGAAAAAGCCCTTCGACGTCCGCGAGATTATTGCCCGCATCGTCGATGGCTCCGATTTCGACGAATTCAAGGCCCGCTACGGCACGACGCTGGTTTGCGGCTTTGCCCGCATTTACGGCTACCCGGTCGGTATCGTCGCCAACAACGGGATTTTATTCAGCGAATCGGCGCTCAAGGGTGCACATTTCATCGAACTTTGCGCCCAGCGCGGGATTCCGCTCGTTTTCCTGCAGAACATCACCGGCTTCATGGTCGGCCGCAAGTACGAAAACGGCGGCATCGCCCGCGACGGCGCAAAGATGGTGACTGCCGTCGCCACCGCCAAGGTGCCGAAATTCACCGTCGTCATCGGCGGCTCGTTCGGCGCCGGCAACTACGGCATGTGCGGCCGCGCCTACTCGCCGCGCTTCCTGTGGATGTGGCCGAACGCCCGGATCTCGGTCATGGGCGGCGAACAGGCGGCCGGCGTGCTGGCCACCGTCAAGCGCGACGGCATCGAAGCCGCCGGCAAGACCTGGAGCGCCGAGGAAGAAGCCGCCTTCAAGGACCCGATCCGCGAGCAGTACGAGACGCAGGGCCACCCCTACTACGCCTCGGCCCGACTGTGGGACGACGGCATCATCGATCCGGCCGATACGCGCCGGGTGCTCGGCCTTGGGTTGTCGGCGTCGATGAACGCCCCGGCCGAAGAGACGAAGTTCGGCATTTTCCGGATGTAA
- a CDS encoding enoyl-CoA hydratase/isomerase family protein: MPFQALEIQLTGPVATIWMNRPDLHNAFDETLIAELTAACIAIEADNDIRVVILAGRGKSFSAGADLNWMKRAANNGLDDNLNDARALARMLRVLAEMKKPTIARVQGAALGGGMGLAAACDIAVASTKAVFATSEVKFGIIPAAISPYVLRAIGARQAYRYFQSAERIDAARAREIGLVHETVEPEQLDAKVQEIVGSLLQGGPLSQAAAKDLIRAVSGRPINDTLVDDTAHRIAHLRTTPEAREGITAFLDKRSPAWIGE, translated from the coding sequence ATGCCCTTCCAAGCCTTGGAAATACAACTCACCGGCCCGGTCGCCACGATCTGGATGAACCGCCCCGACCTCCACAATGCCTTCGATGAAACCCTCATCGCCGAACTGACCGCCGCCTGCATCGCCATCGAGGCCGATAACGACATCCGCGTCGTCATCCTCGCCGGCCGTGGCAAGAGCTTCTCAGCCGGGGCCGACCTCAACTGGATGAAGCGTGCCGCCAATAACGGCCTCGATGACAACCTCAACGACGCCCGCGCCCTGGCCCGCATGCTCCGCGTGCTGGCCGAAATGAAGAAGCCGACCATCGCCCGCGTCCAGGGTGCCGCGCTCGGTGGCGGCATGGGTCTGGCCGCCGCCTGCGACATCGCCGTCGCCTCGACCAAGGCCGTCTTTGCAACATCCGAAGTCAAGTTCGGCATCATCCCGGCGGCCATTTCGCCCTACGTCCTGCGCGCCATTGGCGCCCGCCAGGCTTACCGCTATTTCCAGTCGGCCGAGCGCATCGATGCCGCCCGCGCCCGCGAAATCGGCCTCGTCCATGAAACCGTCGAGCCGGAACAACTGGATGCCAAGGTGCAGGAAATCGTCGGCTCGCTGCTGCAAGGCGGCCCGCTTTCCCAGGCCGCCGCCAAGGATCTGATCCGCGCCGTCAGCGGCCGGCCGATCAACGACACGCTGGTTGACGACACCGCCCACCGCATCGCCCACCTGCGCACCACGCCGGAAGCCCGCGAAGGTATCACTGCCTTCCTCGACAAACGTTCACCCGCCTGGATTGGGGAATAA
- a CDS encoding acetyl/propionyl/methylcrotonyl-CoA carboxylase subunit alpha, giving the protein MFNKILIANRGEIACRVIKTARRMGIRTVAVYSEADANARHVRLADEAVLLGPAAARESYLVADKIVDACKRTGAQAVHPGYGFLSENADFADALAANGIAFIGPPASAIRAMGSKSEAKKLMGKAAVPLTPGYHGDDQTPALLHQEADAIGYPVLIKAAAGGGGKGMRLVERSEDFPDALASCKREAISSFGNDHVLIEKYITKPRHIEIQVFADTQGDCVYLFERDCSVQRRHQKVLEEAPAPGMTDARRHEMGKAAVAAAKAVGYVGAGTVEFIANQDGSFYFMEMNTRLQVEHPVTEMITGQDLVEWQLRVAAGQPLPLAQEQLQIRGHALEARIYAEDANKGFLPSTGMLVRLSPPAESLNVRVDTGVEEGDEITPFYDPMIAKLIVWDEHRDAALARMRKALADYQVAGVTTNIDFLSRLVACPAFSNSSGADLDTGLIERQKEFLFPATQAVPRDALLVATVGELLWEQHAAKQAAKASGDPCSPWHARDGWRMNLSAARMIGFRDGDSLIETLVRYQGDKWQITIHGQTTLARGKKLDGDRFAVELDDRRLMASVVAVDEKRSIFLNGSTYSLLRDDPLHLVEAGGAQGGGLTAPMPGKVVALLAQPGQKVEKGAPLLILEAMKMEHTITAPAAGIIKTFCYAAGEQVSDGAALVEFEGVS; this is encoded by the coding sequence GTGTTCAACAAAATTTTGATCGCAAACCGTGGCGAGATCGCTTGCCGTGTCATCAAAACGGCTCGCCGCATGGGCATCCGTACTGTCGCCGTCTATTCCGAGGCCGATGCCAACGCCCGCCATGTCCGCCTCGCCGACGAGGCCGTACTGCTCGGCCCGGCCGCCGCCCGCGAGTCCTACCTTGTCGCCGACAAGATCGTCGATGCCTGCAAGCGCACCGGCGCCCAGGCAGTCCATCCCGGCTACGGTTTCCTCTCCGAAAACGCCGATTTTGCCGATGCGCTGGCCGCCAACGGCATCGCCTTCATCGGCCCGCCGGCTTCGGCGATCCGCGCCATGGGCTCCAAATCGGAAGCCAAGAAATTGATGGGCAAGGCCGCCGTACCGCTCACCCCGGGCTACCACGGCGACGACCAGACGCCGGCCCTGCTCCACCAGGAAGCCGACGCCATCGGCTATCCGGTGCTGATCAAGGCAGCAGCCGGTGGTGGCGGCAAGGGCATGCGCCTGGTTGAACGCTCCGAGGATTTCCCCGACGCCCTCGCCTCGTGCAAGCGCGAAGCGATTTCCAGCTTCGGCAACGATCACGTGCTGATCGAAAAATACATCACCAAGCCGCGCCACATCGAAATCCAGGTCTTCGCCGACACGCAGGGCGATTGCGTCTATCTCTTCGAACGCGACTGTTCGGTGCAACGCCGCCACCAGAAGGTGCTCGAGGAAGCCCCCGCCCCCGGCATGACCGATGCGCGCCGCCACGAGATGGGCAAGGCCGCCGTCGCCGCCGCCAAGGCCGTCGGCTATGTCGGCGCCGGCACCGTCGAGTTCATCGCCAACCAGGACGGCTCGTTCTATTTCATGGAAATGAACACCCGCCTGCAGGTCGAGCACCCGGTCACCGAAATGATCACCGGCCAGGACCTCGTCGAATGGCAGTTGCGCGTCGCCGCCGGCCAGCCGCTGCCGCTCGCCCAGGAACAACTGCAGATCCGCGGTCACGCCCTCGAAGCGCGCATTTACGCCGAGGATGCCAACAAAGGCTTCCTGCCCTCGACCGGCATGCTGGTCCGTCTGTCGCCACCGGCCGAAAGCCTCAACGTCCGCGTCGACACCGGCGTCGAGGAAGGCGACGAGATCACGCCTTTCTACGACCCGATGATCGCCAAGCTCATCGTCTGGGACGAGCATCGCGACGCCGCGCTGGCGCGGATGCGCAAGGCGCTGGCCGACTATCAGGTGGCCGGGGTGACCACCAATATCGATTTCCTCTCCCGCCTCGTCGCCTGCCCGGCCTTTAGTAACTCTAGCGGCGCCGACCTCGACACCGGCCTGATCGAACGCCAGAAGGAATTCCTCTTCCCCGCCACCCAGGCCGTGCCGCGCGATGCGCTGCTCGTCGCCACGGTCGGTGAACTGCTCTGGGAACAGCACGCAGCCAAACAGGCCGCCAAGGCCAGCGGCGACCCGTGCTCGCCGTGGCACGCCCGCGACGGCTGGCGGATGAACCTCTCTGCTGCCCGCATGATCGGCTTTCGCGACGGTGACAGCCTGATCGAAACCCTGGTGCGCTACCAAGGCGACAAATGGCAGATCACGATCCACGGCCAGACCACGCTGGCCCGCGGCAAGAAGCTCGACGGCGACCGCTTCGCCGTCGAACTCGACGACCGCCGGCTGATGGCCAGCGTTGTCGCGGTCGATGAAAAACGCAGCATCTTTCTCAATGGAAGCACGTACTCACTTCTCCGTGACGACCCGCTGCATTTAGTCGAAGCCGGCGGTGCGCAGGGCGGCGGCCTGACCGCGCCGATGCCCGGCAAGGTCGTCGCCCTGCTCGCCC
- a CDS encoding 2-hydroxychromene-2-carboxylate isomerase, translating into MTDANPSIDFYFDFSSPYGYLLSEKIDALAAQYGRKVRWHPILLGIIFKATGSAPLTMQNPAKASYSLHDFSRSARFMGIPYKHPSQFPLATQAAARAYYWLHGQDCALARQFAHATFRALYVDDRDISSPDTVLDIASQLGVDREALAAALQSPEIKERLKDEVDKAMKLGVFGSPYVLIDGEAFFGADRLPQIEHWLKTGGF; encoded by the coding sequence ATGACCGACGCCAACCCCTCGATCGATTTCTACTTCGATTTTTCCAGCCCCTACGGCTACCTGCTCAGTGAGAAGATCGACGCCCTGGCCGCCCAATACGGCCGCAAGGTGCGCTGGCATCCGATCCTGCTCGGCATCATTTTCAAGGCCACGGGCAGCGCGCCGCTGACCATGCAGAATCCGGCCAAGGCCAGCTACTCGCTGCACGACTTCTCACGTTCAGCCCGTTTCATGGGCATTCCCTACAAACATCCGAGCCAGTTCCCGCTCGCCACGCAGGCCGCCGCCCGCGCCTACTACTGGCTGCACGGCCAGGATTGCGCGCTGGCCAGGCAATTCGCCCACGCCACGTTCCGCGCCCTCTACGTCGATGACCGGGATATTTCATCGCCCGACACCGTGCTCGACATTGCCAGCCAACTTGGCGTCGACCGCGAAGCCCTCGCCGCCGCCCTGCAAAGCCCGGAAATTAAGGAGCGCCTCAAGGACGAAGTCGACAAGGCGATGAAACTCGGCGTCTTCGGTTCGCCTTACGTGCTCATCGACGGCGAAGCCTTCTTCGGCGCCGACCGCCTGCCGCAGATCGAACACTGGCTGAAAACCGGCGGTTTTTGA
- the can gene encoding carbonate dehydratase produces MTVTLRTLTANDAEALEQVRQYFRNYAAWLGVDLCFQNFDQEMASLPGAYSAPQGRLFFAEIDGRPAGCVGVRALAGSEGICEMKRLYVSPEERGHGIGRTLALAAIKAARDIGYKRLLLDTLPNMRMAVKLYRELGFTESPAYYPTPDDERIFLTLDLDNWSEEEIRNENLTHLFDYNRAWAKQMHEIDPTYFDKLAHLQNPEFLWIGCSDSRVPANQIVGLLPGEVFVHRNVANVVVHTDLNCLSVIQYAVDVLKVKHIMVVGHYGCGGVLAALNRTRVGVVDLWLRHVHDVHNKHLANVDSLPETQRHDRLCELNVLEQVVNVCHNPVVQDAWQRGQRLTVHGWIYGLKDGHMHDLGITVDTLDDLPTRYDAALKALDA; encoded by the coding sequence ATGACCGTTACCTTACGTACCCTCACCGCCAACGATGCCGAAGCACTGGAGCAGGTTCGCCAGTATTTCCGCAATTACGCAGCCTGGCTGGGCGTTGACCTGTGCTTCCAGAATTTCGACCAGGAAATGGCCTCCCTGCCCGGAGCCTACTCGGCGCCGCAGGGCCGGCTATTTTTTGCCGAAATCGACGGTCGACCGGCCGGTTGTGTCGGTGTGCGCGCTTTGGCCGGCAGCGAAGGCATTTGCGAAATGAAGCGGCTCTACGTCAGCCCCGAGGAGCGCGGCCACGGCATCGGCCGCACCCTGGCACTGGCGGCGATCAAGGCGGCCCGGGACATCGGCTACAAGCGCCTGCTGCTCGACACGCTGCCCAACATGCGGATGGCGGTGAAGCTATACCGCGAGTTGGGGTTCACCGAATCGCCCGCCTACTACCCAACGCCGGACGACGAACGCATTTTCCTGACGCTCGATCTCGACAACTGGTCGGAAGAGGAAATCCGCAACGAGAACCTGACCCACCTGTTCGACTACAACCGGGCCTGGGCCAAGCAGATGCACGAAATCGATCCGACCTATTTCGACAAGCTGGCCCATCTGCAAAATCCCGAATTCCTGTGGATCGGCTGCTCCGATTCGCGCGTGCCGGCCAACCAGATCGTCGGACTGCTGCCGGGCGAAGTGTTCGTCCATCGCAACGTCGCCAATGTCGTGGTCCACACCGACCTCAACTGCCTGTCGGTCATCCAGTACGCGGTCGATGTGCTCAAGGTCAAACACATCATGGTCGTCGGCCACTACGGGTGCGGCGGCGTGCTCGCCGCGCTCAACCGGACCCGGGTCGGCGTCGTCGATCTCTGGCTGCGCCACGTCCATGACGTACATAACAAGCACCTGGCCAATGTCGACAGCCTGCCCGAAACCCAGCGTCACGACCGTCTGTGCGAACTGAACGTCCTCGAACAGGTCGTCAATGTCTGCCACAACCCGGTCGTCCAGGATGCCTGGCAGCGTGGCCAGCGATTGACCGTGCATGGCTGGATCTACGGCCTCAAGGACGGCCACATGCATGACCTCGGCATCACCGTCGATACCCTCGACGACCTCCCTACCCGTTACGACGCCGCACTGAAAGCGTTGGACGCCTGA
- a CDS encoding FMN-binding negative transcriptional regulator, with amino-acid sequence MHELMRAFPLATVVTQGADGLEANHIPLHLDAAAGPNGSLRGHIARANLLAADATVNRKILVIFKGPDCYISPSNYATKAEHGKVVPTWNYTAVHVYGELRLIDDADWLLAQLHALTAEHEAGLPRPWAVDDAPADYIGKMLGAVVGIEISIDRLVGKWKVSQNQPAVNQASLIAAMDGQPMAGLIRERGLK; translated from the coding sequence ATGCACGAGCTGATGCGCGCCTTTCCACTCGCCACGGTCGTCACGCAGGGTGCGGACGGGCTGGAGGCCAACCATATCCCGTTGCATCTGGATGCGGCTGCCGGGCCGAACGGCAGCTTGCGCGGCCACATTGCGCGGGCCAATCTGCTGGCGGCGGATGCCACGGTCAACCGGAAAATTCTCGTCATTTTCAAAGGTCCGGACTGTTACATCAGCCCGTCGAACTACGCGACCAAGGCCGAGCATGGCAAGGTGGTGCCGACCTGGAATTACACGGCGGTGCATGTCTATGGCGAGCTACGTCTGATTGACGATGCTGACTGGCTTTTGGCCCAGTTGCATGCGTTGACCGCTGAGCACGAAGCCGGGTTGCCGCGTCCGTGGGCGGTTGATGATGCGCCGGCTGATTACATCGGGAAGATGCTTGGGGCGGTTGTCGGGATCGAGATATCCATCGACCGCTTAGTCGGAAAATGGAAGGTTAGCCAGAATCAGCCGGCGGTTAATCAGGCGAGTTTGATTGCGGCGATGGATGGGCAGCCGATGGCTGGGTTGATTCGGGAGAGGGGTTTGAAATGA